From one Acidobacteriota bacterium genomic stretch:
- a CDS encoding DUF1501 domain-containing protein — translation MLRLDGPTSPHLCQAVHRRDFLHAGSLAFLGLTLPGFLELKAAGRTSSDKDVNCILLFLEGGAPQMDTWDPKPDAPAEIRGPYKPIPTNVAGVRITELFPRMARHADKFALIRSYYHTNPAHPQAKTWMQTGRPPLPGIQYPHPGCVVDKLKGARGDLPAHVLLPYRPDDGQGPGFLGKTHEPFVIDSDPSDPSFRVRDLRPPDYVSAVRAGRRISFRRLIDRSFRDFEENCAESRLLDANFSQAYRIVSSRQARQSFDLTGEPEPLRRSYGMNRFGQSCLLARRLVERGVRFVTVNMFDDLAGSWDIHGQSPFTSLSALDTLGPMFDHAFSSLLEDLQQRGLLEQTLVVAMGEFGRSPKINPAGGRDHWPACGTLILAGGGVVGGQVIGSSDRTASEPRDRPVEPMEILASLYQALGISVHTELDGPGNRPVPVVEIGVEPIRELFGTA, via the coding sequence ATGCTTCGTCTCGACGGCCCGACATCGCCCCATCTTTGCCAGGCAGTCCACCGCAGGGACTTCCTTCACGCCGGCTCTCTGGCGTTCCTGGGCCTCACCCTGCCCGGCTTCCTGGAGCTCAAGGCCGCGGGCCGGACCAGCTCCGACAAGGACGTGAACTGCATCCTCCTGTTCCTGGAGGGGGGCGCCCCCCAAATGGACACCTGGGACCCGAAGCCGGATGCACCGGCCGAGATTCGGGGACCCTACAAGCCGATTCCCACCAACGTGGCCGGGGTACGGATCACCGAACTGTTTCCCCGCATGGCCCGCCACGCCGACAAGTTCGCGTTGATCCGCTCCTACTACCACACCAATCCGGCCCATCCCCAGGCCAAGACCTGGATGCAAACCGGACGGCCTCCGCTCCCCGGAATTCAGTACCCTCATCCGGGATGCGTCGTCGACAAGCTGAAGGGAGCCCGGGGCGACCTGCCCGCGCACGTCCTTCTCCCCTACCGGCCGGACGACGGTCAGGGGCCCGGTTTCCTGGGCAAGACCCACGAGCCGTTCGTCATCGACTCCGACCCTTCCGACCCTTCCTTTCGGGTCCGGGACCTCCGGCCACCCGATTACGTTTCGGCGGTTCGAGCCGGGAGACGGATTTCCTTCCGCCGGCTCATCGACCGGAGCTTCCGCGATTTCGAGGAGAACTGTGCCGAGAGCCGGCTCCTGGACGCCAATTTCTCCCAGGCCTACCGGATCGTCTCCTCACGTCAGGCCCGCCAGTCCTTCGATCTGACCGGCGAGCCGGAGCCGCTTCGGCGAAGCTATGGCATGAACCGATTCGGGCAGAGTTGCCTCCTGGCCCGCCGCCTCGTGGAGCGCGGCGTCCGCTTCGTGACCGTCAACATGTTCGACGATCTGGCCGGGTCCTGGGACATCCATGGCCAGTCGCCTTTCACCTCCCTGAGCGCACTCGACACGCTGGGGCCCATGTTCGACCACGCCTTCTCTTCCCTGCTCGAAGACCTCCAGCAGCGCGGCCTGTTGGAACAGACCCTGGTGGTGGCCATGGGAGAGTTCGGCCGGTCTCCCAAGATCAACCCCGCGGGCGGCCGGGATCACTGGCCGGCCTGCGGCACGCTCATCCTCGCCGGCGGAGGCGTCGTGGGGGGGCAGGTCATCGGTTCCTCCGACCGCACGGCCAGCGAACCCAGGGACCGTCCCGTCGAACCCATGGAAATTCTCGCCAGCCTGTATCAGGCCCTCGGCATCAGCGTTCACACCGAACTGGACGGACCGGGCAACCGGCCCGTTCCCGTGGTGGAGATCGGTGTGGAGCCGATCCGGGAGCTATTCG